A stretch of Myxococcota bacterium DNA encodes these proteins:
- a CDS encoding decaprenyl-phosphate phosphoribosyltransferase — PSNWLLLCSSTLALFISLAKRRSELARGMDAAHRPALEGYSVAYLDQAMTVTAGMILIAYALYCIEASVLISGREFASLPFVVFGVLEYLRLVQVRGEGGSPIDLLLASPAIVVCGLGWTLASFWSVGLP; from the coding sequence ACCCGTCGAACTGGCTGCTCCTGTGTTCGTCGACGCTGGCGCTGTTCATCTCGCTCGCCAAGCGGCGCAGCGAGCTGGCGCGCGGCATGGACGCCGCCCACCGGCCGGCGCTCGAGGGTTACTCGGTCGCCTATCTCGATCAGGCCATGACCGTGACCGCGGGCATGATCCTGATCGCCTACGCGCTGTACTGCATCGAGGCGAGCGTCCTGATCTCGGGCCGCGAGTTCGCCTCGCTGCCGTTCGTGGTGTTCGGGGTGTTGGAGTATCTTCGGCTGGTGCAGGTGCGAGGGGAGGGCGGCTCGCCGATCGACCTCTTGCTGGCCTCGCCCGCGATCGTGGTCTGCGGTCTCGGCTGGACCTTG